The Rhinatrema bivittatum chromosome 4, aRhiBiv1.1, whole genome shotgun sequence genome window below encodes:
- the GMFB gene encoding glia maturation factor beta isoform X2, whose product MKIDKDKQLVVLDEEHESISPDELKEELPERQPRFIVYSYKYEHEDGRVSFPLCFIFSSPVGCKPEQQMMYAGSKNKLVQTAELTKVFEIRNTEDLTEEWLREKLGFFH is encoded by the exons A TGAAGATTGACAAGGACAAACAGCTGGTGGTGCTGGATGAGGAGCATGag AGTATTTCTCCTGATGAATTGAAAGAAGAACTTCCTGAGAGGCAGCCTCG ATTCATAGTGTACAGTTACAAGTACGAGCATGAAGATGGGAGAGTTTCATTTCCATTGTGTTTTATATTCTCCAGTCCAGTTG GATGTAAGCCTGAGCAGCAGATGATGTATGCTGGAAGTAAGAataagcttgttcaaacagctgAACTTACAAAG gtatTTGAAATCAGAAATACTGAAGATTTAACTGAAGAATGGTTGCGTGAGAAGCTTGGATTTTTTCACTAA
- the GMFB gene encoding glia maturation factor beta isoform X1: MSESLVVCDVADDLVEKLKKFRFRKETNNAAIIMKIDKDKQLVVLDEEHESISPDELKEELPERQPRFIVYSYKYEHEDGRVSFPLCFIFSSPVGCKPEQQMMYAGSKNKLVQTAELTKVFEIRNTEDLTEEWLREKLGFFH, encoded by the exons AGCGAATCTCTGGTTGTATGTGATGTGGCCGATGACCTTGTGGAGAAGCTGAAAAAGTTTCGCTTTCGTAAAGAAACCAACAATGCTGCCATTATAA TGAAGATTGACAAGGACAAACAGCTGGTGGTGCTGGATGAGGAGCATGag AGTATTTCTCCTGATGAATTGAAAGAAGAACTTCCTGAGAGGCAGCCTCG ATTCATAGTGTACAGTTACAAGTACGAGCATGAAGATGGGAGAGTTTCATTTCCATTGTGTTTTATATTCTCCAGTCCAGTTG GATGTAAGCCTGAGCAGCAGATGATGTATGCTGGAAGTAAGAataagcttgttcaaacagctgAACTTACAAAG gtatTTGAAATCAGAAATACTGAAGATTTAACTGAAGAATGGTTGCGTGAGAAGCTTGGATTTTTTCACTAA